The genomic window GATCATAGACATTGAGCAGGGCTTCGCGTTGCAGCAGTGAGTGCAGATCAAAGGTTGGATCATTGCCGGTCAATGAACGTCGAATCGTGTCGATCTGTCCATTGTGAATCCCGATACTCAGCACCAGACCGGGTTCGATCACCGCCAGTTGAGTGGAGGTGATCGGCCATGCGTGCTGGAGTACGCGGATGGCGGCCAGTTCCGGGCGGATGACCTTGATCTTGTGTCTAGGCAGTAAGGCTTCGAGTGATAGCAGCAGTCCCTCTTCGGTGGCGGCCATCACTCGGGGTGTGCCGTACCCGCCAGAAGCGATGGAAATCCGCCAAGATTTGGCGATCTCGCCGTAGATGCCTTCAAAGAGAATCTGACCAAGCGCTTGGTCTTCTTTGCGTCCAGCCAGATTCAGCGACCAAGGCAGCATGGCATAGCGAATGAAATGGCTGGATAGGTTGATCGTCGCACGCATGCCCGGTGGCAGTGGATGCTCGACCAGCCACTGCTTCAGGGACTCGGTGGCTGCTTGCCAGAGGGGCTTACCTTCCACAAGGAGGCAATCGAGTTCAGCCAGCACCACTTCCGCACGTCGCCAACCGGCAGGCGTGACGATGCGTACCCGATCGGGAGACAGGCTGATCTCTAGCGTTCTAGTCAACGAAGGTGGTCCGATTGATTTCATGCAGGGTGGTTTCGCCTCGGCGCACCAAGTCTAATGCGGATTCACGCAGGTTACGCATGCCATGCGCTTTGGCGGTGGCTTTGATCTTGCGGATCGGTTCGCGCATGACAATCATTTCGCGGATCTCGTCGTTCAGGTGCAAGATCTCAGCGATAGCCTTGCGTCCCTTGTAGCCGGTACCACGACAATGACCGCAGCCATGCCCAGTACGGAAGCGATAGTGTGATGCTTGCTCCGCTGTGATGCCGGAGAGCCGCAGCAATTTGTCATCGGGGGTGAAGTCGGTGGCACATTCGGAACAGACGATGCGTACCAGTCGTTGGGCAAGAATGCCATTCAAGGCCGAGACGAAGCTGTAGCTGTCCACACCCATGTGGATGAAGCGACCCAGCACGTCGAACACGTTGTTGGCGTGAACCGAGGTGAACACCAAGTGGCCGGTCAGCGCGGACTGGATGGCGATCTGGGCGGTTTCGGCATCACGGATCTCGCCCACTAGGATCTTGTCCGGGTCATGGCGCAGGATGGCACGCAGTCCTTTAGCGAAGGTCAGTCCTTTTTTCTCATTCACCGGGATCTGCATCACCCCGGGGAGTTGGTATTCGACCGGATCTTCGATGGTGATGATCTTGTCCGAGCCGTTGTTGATCTCGGAGAGTGCAGCATACAAGGTGGTGGTCTTGCCGGAACCGGTGGGGCCGGTGACCAGCAGCATGCCGTAGGGTTCGAGGGCTAGTTGGCGTACTGACTCCAGAGCGGATTCACTAAACCCCAGTCGTTCCAGATTGAGGCCGCTGGCTTGTTCGTTGTGTGACTTGCGGTCCAAAATACGCAGCACCGCATCTTCACCTTGAATGCTGGGGATGATGGACACGCGCACATCCACATCACGACCTTGAATGGTGACTTTGAAGCGACCATCCTGCGGGGTGCGTTTCTCGGCGATGTCGAGCTCGGCCAGCACCTTGATGCGGGAGATGAGTTGTTCCGCCGTTTCGGTACTGGGTACGGAGCCAACTTTGATCAATACACCATCGATCCGGTATTTGATGGTCATGCCGTGGGTATGACTTTCCAGATGGATGTCACTCACCCCACTTTTCAGCGCATCGTACAGGGTGGAGTTGGCCAGCTTGACCACGGGGCTACTGTCTTCAGCAATGGAGCGCAGGGACAGTCCTTCGTTGCTGCCGATCCGTTGTTCATCCTGCTCATCCCCCTCCAGCATCTGGTTCACCGCACGCAGGGAGTCTTCCTGCAAGGCCAGATAGGCGGTGATGTCAGCGGGAGTCGCAAGGAAGATCGCAAACGGACGTGCGAGACGTTCTTGCAATAAAGCGAGGAGCGCTTCGTCCCACGGGTCGGCAATCACCACGCGGAGGGGAGCCGATTCGCTGGAGACCACCAGCGCATGCCGGTTAGAGGCTTCGGCAAAGCTCAGGTAGTGGAATTCGGGAGTGCATAGGCGCAGTGCGTCCATACCGATCACGGGATAGTGCAGTAAGCTCGCCAGATTCTGGAGGACTTCGGCAGATGAACACCCTTGGGCTTCTGCCAGCAGCTCGACCACTGGACGCAAGGTGGCCACACTTTCTGCGCGACAACGAGCCAGTATATCCAACGGAATCGGGGAGAAATCGGCCATGCCGTTATTGTATGCTGCCAGCCAATTCGAAGATGGGCAGGTACATCAGCAGGACGATGCCGCCGATCACGGCACCGATGACCATCATCAGGATCGGTTCGAACAGACGGGTGAACCATTCCACCCAACGGGCGATGGCTTCGTCGTAAAACTTGGCGATGCGCTCCATCATTTCGCCGAGGTTGCCGGATTTCTCACCCACTTTGAGCATGCCTTCGGCGACATCGGTGGTGAGTTGGCAATGCGTCAGTGAATCGGCGATCCCCTGGCCTTCGCTGATGCGCAGCCGGGCGGCATTGAGGCTGGCTTCCATCGAGGGTTGGATCAGCAGGCCACGGGTCATGTCCATGGCGCTGACCAAAGGCACGCCGCCGCGCAGCAACATGCCGAGGGTGCGATAGAACCGGGTGAGTTGGTACAGTTTGAGCTGTTCGCCCACGGTCGGAATCTGCCACAGGCGTTGCCATAGCCAGTCACGGGTGGCGGGTCGGGTCAGTGCATAAGCCACTCCGGCCAGTACGCACCCCATGCCCAGCACGATGACGCTGCCGTGCGTTTCGAAATACTTGCCCCACTGCATCAGTAGCCGCGACATCATGGGGATGTCGTCACCCATCTCTTCATAGACCCGGCTGAAGCGCGGGATGACGTAGCCCAACAGGAACAGGATCACCGCAAGGCCGACCACGATCAGGAACACCGGGTAGATGGCGGCGCTGAGGACTTTTTTCTTCACGCCATCGAGTTGTTCGCGGTACACCAGATAGCGTGACAGGGCGGATTTGAGGTCGGAGGTTTTTTCGGAAGCGCGCAGGGTGGCGATGTACAGGGCAGGAAAGGCCGTCGGATGCGCTTGCAGGGCGTGCGACAGGGATTTGCCTTCGTACAGTTGCCGGCTCAGGCTGGTGTAGATCTCACGGGTGGTGCTGTCGCGCTCTTTGCGAGCGAGGATCTCGATGCCT from Ferriphaselus amnicola includes these protein-coding regions:
- a CDS encoding type II secretion system F family protein, whose protein sequence is MPTLTAHHPSQGIVRLNFDAPSVEEAVRLAESQGYRVVSSGGFALPSFRFTRPKRFPLTLFSQELLSLLDAGLPLLEGIEILARKERDSTTREIYTSLSRQLYEGKSLSHALQAHPTAFPALYIATLRASEKTSDLKSALSRYLVYREQLDGVKKKVLSAAIYPVFLIVVGLAVILFLLGYVIPRFSRVYEEMGDDIPMMSRLLMQWGKYFETHGSVIVLGMGCVLAGVAYALTRPATRDWLWQRLWQIPTVGEQLKLYQLTRFYRTLGMLLRGGVPLVSAMDMTRGLLIQPSMEASLNAARLRISEGQGIADSLTHCQLTTDVAEGMLKVGEKSGNLGEMMERIAKFYDEAIARWVEWFTRLFEPILMMVIGAVIGGIVLLMYLPIFELAGSIQ
- a CDS encoding GspE/PulE family protein, whose product is MADFSPIPLDILARCRAESVATLRPVVELLAEAQGCSSAEVLQNLASLLHYPVIGMDALRLCTPEFHYLSFAEASNRHALVVSSESAPLRVVIADPWDEALLALLQERLARPFAIFLATPADITAYLALQEDSLRAVNQMLEGDEQDEQRIGSNEGLSLRSIAEDSSPVVKLANSTLYDALKSGVSDIHLESHTHGMTIKYRIDGVLIKVGSVPSTETAEQLISRIKVLAELDIAEKRTPQDGRFKVTIQGRDVDVRVSIIPSIQGEDAVLRILDRKSHNEQASGLNLERLGFSESALESVRQLALEPYGMLLVTGPTGSGKTTTLYAALSEINNGSDKIITIEDPVEYQLPGVMQIPVNEKKGLTFAKGLRAILRHDPDKILVGEIRDAETAQIAIQSALTGHLVFTSVHANNVFDVLGRFIHMGVDSYSFVSALNGILAQRLVRIVCSECATDFTPDDKLLRLSGITAEQASHYRFRTGHGCGHCRGTGYKGRKAIAEILHLNDEIREMIVMREPIRKIKATAKAHGMRNLRESALDLVRRGETTLHEINRTTFVD